In the Lepidochelys kempii isolate rLepKem1 chromosome 3, rLepKem1.hap2, whole genome shotgun sequence genome, one interval contains:
- the LOC140908211 gene encoding uncharacterized protein, translating into MQSSSAQVTMMESQNCKRAPAWTEREVRDLIAVWGEESVLSELRSSFRNAKTFVKISQGMKDRGHNRDPKQCRVKLKELRQAYQKTREANSRSGSEPQTCRFYDELHAILGGSATTTPAVLFDSFNGDGGNTEAGFGDEEDEEEEEVVDSSQQASGETGFPDSQELFLTLDLEPVPPKPTQGCLLDPAGGEGTSAACVSMITGSSPSQRLVKLRKKKKRTRDEMFSELMLSSHTDRAQTNAWRQIMSECRKAQNDREERWRAEESKWRAEDRAEAQMWRQRDERRQDSMLRLLQDQTRMLQCMVELQQRQLEHRLPLLPLCNQPPSSPSSIASTPRRPRTRWGGLRPTSHSTTEDCPKKEGCHSINFKVVNF; encoded by the exons atgcagagctcatcagcacaggtgaccatgatggagtcccagaattgcaaaagagctccagcatggaccgaacgggaggtacgggatctgatcgctgtttggggagaggaatccgtgctatcagaactccgttccagttttcgaaatgccaaaacctttgtgaaaatctcccagggcatgaaggacagaggccataacagggacccgaagcagtgccgcgtgaaactgaaggagctgaggcaagcctaccagaaaaccagagaggcgaacagccgctctgggtcagagccccaaacatgccgcttctatgatgagctgcatgccattttagggggttcagccaccactaccccagccgtgttgtttgactccttcaatggagatggaggcaatacggaagcaggttttggggacgaagaagatgaggaggaggaggaggttgtagatagctcacagcaagcaagcggagaaaccggttttcccgacagccaggaactgtttctcaccctagacctggagcccgtaccccccaaacccacccaaggctgcctcctggacccagcaggcggagaagggacctctg ctgcatgtgtttcaatgatcacaggatcttctccttcccagaggctagtgaagcttagaaagaaaaaaaaacgcactcgcgatgaaatgttctccgagctcatgctgtcctcccacactgacagagcacagacgaatgcgtggaggcaaataatgtcagagtgcaggaaagcacaaaatgaccgggaggagaggtggagggctgaagagagtaagtggcgggctgaagacagggctgaagctcaaatgtggcggcagcgtgatgagaggaggcaggattcaatgctgaggctgctgcaggaccaaaccagaatgctccagtgtatggttgagctgcagcaaaggcagctggagcacagactgccactgctgcccctctgtaaccaaccgccctcctccccaagttccatagcctccacacccagacgcccaagaacgcggtgggggggcctccggccaaccagccactccacaacagaggattgcccaaaaaaagaaggctgtcattcaataaattttaaagttgtaaacttttaa